From a region of the Narcine bancroftii isolate sNarBan1 chromosome 5, sNarBan1.hap1, whole genome shotgun sequence genome:
- the LOC138765503 gene encoding probable G-protein coupled receptor 139, whose product MFLPFTVYPFSSLPPMLQTVMIYYPIVAAFGVPANVMTIVILSRWNCGLSRCVSTYLVAMATADLLVVVFDVILYRMNELYFPTTFLFITQVCAFQVTLIHATTDISVWLTLAFTCDRYVMICCHKLRTRICSCKTARNVIAIVFPLFFCKNIPWFFLFEPIFTVGNTDWFCDFGSQAWTHPGWISFTWIHRVLTPILPMFLISLLNVLTVVHIVAATRARKVLKGSKNYADQDDSEVKSRRKSIVLLFAVSGNFIVLWMTYLIFFLWMQISQRFIINTVNDPMFIADHTSYMLLILSCVTNTCIYAVTQSKFRKELINVMKYPGKILFICFKGGK is encoded by the exons ATGTTTCTTCCATTCACTGTCTATCCATTTTCCTCGTTACCTCCAATGTTGCAGACAGTTATGATTTACTACCCGATTGTTGCTGCTTTCGGGGTCCCAG CGAACGTGATGACCATTGTGATCCTCTCGCGGTGGAATTGCGGTCTGTCCAGGTGTGTCTCTACCTACCTCGTGGCCATGGCAACCGCGGATCTATTGGTCGTTGTCTTTGACGTAATACTGTATCGTATGAACGAATTATACTTCCCTACAACGTTCCTCTTTATAACCCAGGTGTGCGCTTTCCAGGTTACTCTTATTCACGCCACCACCGATATTTCCGTGTGGTTGACTCTCGCATTTACATGTGACCGATATGTGATGATCTGTTGCCATAAGCTGAGGACGAGGATTTGCTCCTGTAAAACAGCCCGCAATGTGATAGCAATAGTGTTCCCGCTGTTCTTCTGTAAAAACATCCCTTGGTTCTTTTTATTTGAACCCATATTTACAGTGGGTAACACAGATTGGTTCTGTGATTTCGGAAGTCAGGCTTGGACCCATCCTGGATGGATATCATTCACGTGGATTCATCGAGTGTTAACTCCTATACTCCCAATGTTCCTGATATCACTGCTTAATGTTCTGACGGTCGTGCATATTGTTGCAGCCACGAGAGCCCGCAAGGTCCTGAAAGGCAGCAAGAATTATGCGGATCAGGATGATTCCGAGGTGAAGAGTCGAAGGAAGTCCATTGTCTTACTCTTTGCAGTATCAGGAAACTTCATAGTTCTTTGGATGacctatttaatatttttcctgtggatgCAAATTTCACAGCGGTTTATCATTAACACTGTGAATGACCCGATGTTTATCGCGGACCATACCAGTTACATGCTCTTGATTCTGAGTTGCGTCACAAACACTTGCATTTATGCAGTAACTCAGTCTAAATTCAGGAAGGAGCTGATCAACGTGATGAAATATCCGGGAAAAATACTATTCATATGTTTCAAGGGAGGAAAATAA